The following coding sequences are from one Salmo trutta chromosome 36, fSalTru1.1, whole genome shotgun sequence window:
- the LOC115175950 gene encoding gamma-enolase: MSIVSIIAREILDSRGNPTVEVDLCTEKGLFRAAVPSGASTGIYEALELRDGDKSRYKGKGVLKAVGHINDTLAPALIASGISVVEQEQLDNTMIEMDGTENKSQFGANAILGVSLAICKAGAAEKEVPLYRHIADLAGNTELVLPVPAFNVINGGSHAGNKLAMQEFMVLPVGAESFRDALRVGSELYHTLRGVIQEKYGQDATNVGDEGGFAPNILENSEALELIKTAIEKAGFTDKVVIGMDVAASEFYREGKYDLDFKSPPDADRHISGEELSDIYQSFVNDYPVVSIEDPFDQDDWAAWSRLTASVGIQVVGDDLTVTNPKRIEKAAEERACNCLLLKVNQIGSVTEAIQACKLAQANGWGVMVSHRSGETEDTFIADLVVGLCTGQIKTGAPCRSERLAKYNQLMRIEEELGDQARFAGYNFRNPTAL; this comes from the exons ATGTCAATTGTGAGCATCATTGCGAGGGAGATCCTGGACTCCCGAGGAAACCCCACTGTGGAGGTGGACCTGTGCACAGAGAAAG GTCTTTTCAGGGCTGCAGTGCCCAGCGGAGCGTCCACAGGTATCTATGAGGCTCTAGAACTCAGGGATGGAGACAAGAGCCGCTACAAGGGCAAAG GGGTACTCAAGGCAGTGGGCCACATCAATGACACTCTGGCTCCTGCCCTCATAGCATCG GGTATCAGTGTTGTGGAGCAGGAACAACTGGACAACACTATGATTGAAATGGACGGCACAGAGAACAAGT CTCAGTTTGGTGCTAATGCTATCCTGGGAGTCTCCCTGGCCATTTGCAAGGCTGGTGCAGCAGAGAAAGAGGTCCCCCTGTACCGTCACATCGCTGACCTGGCGGGAAACACAGAGCTGGTGCTGCCAGTTCCA GCATTTAACGTGATCAACGGCGGCTCCCACGCGGGCAACAAGCTAGCCATGCAGGAGTTCATGGTACTTCCTGTCGGGGCGGAGTCCTTCAGGGATGCGCTACGGGTGGGCTCGGAGCTGTACCACACACTCAGGGGGGTGATCCAGGAGAAGTACGGCCAGGATGCTACCAACGTGGGCGACGAAGGGGGGTTCGCCCCCAATATCCTGGAGAACAGTGAGG CATTGGAGCTGATAAAGACAGCCATCGAGAAAGCGGGCTTCACGGATAAGGTGGTGATCGGGATGGATGTGGCGGCGTCCGAGTTTTACCGCGAGGGGAAGTACGACCTGGACTTCAAGTCTCCTCCGGACGCTGACAGACACATCAGCGGAGAGGAGCTGTCAGACATCTACCAAAGCTTCGTTAACGACTACCCAG TGGTGTCCATCGAGGACCCATTTGACCAGGACGACTGGGCCGCCTGGTCCCGCCTAACCGCTTCCGTGGGCATCCAGGTTGTCGGGGACGACCTGACGGTGACCAATCCCAAGAGGATAGAGAAGGCTGCCGAGGAGCGGGCCTGCAACTGCCTACTGCTCAAAGTCAACCAGATTGGCTCTGTCACTGAAGCCATCCAGGC gtgTAAACTGGCCCAGGCCAACGGCTGGGGAGTGATGGTCAGTCACCGTTCgggggagacagaggacactTTCATCGCTGACCTGGTGGTGGGGCTCTGCActggacag atTAAGACAGGAGCCCCGTGTAGATCTGAGAGGCTGGCCAAGTACAACCAGCTCATGAG GATCGAGGAGGAGTTGGGGGATCAAGCTCGCTTTGCAGGCTATAACTTCAGAAACCCCACTGCCCTgtga